From a single Pseudomonas serboccidentalis genomic region:
- the ubiE gene encoding bifunctional demethylmenaquinone methyltransferase/2-methoxy-6-polyprenyl-1,4-benzoquinol methylase UbiE, with amino-acid sequence MTDQRKGSDAEPTTHFGFKNVPESQKAEKVAEVFHSVAAKYDLMNDLLSGGMHRLWKRFAIELSGVRSGNRVLDIAGGTGDLTKKFSHLVGPTGQVVLADINESMLKVGRDRLLDLGVSGNVEFVQADAEKLPFPDNHFDCVTIAFGLRNVTHKEDALRSMLRVLKPGGRLLVLEFSKPTNALMSKAYDAYSFAFMPLMGKLITNDSESYRYLAESIRMHPNQETLKSMMVDAGFDRVTYHNMTAGIVALHRGIKP; translated from the coding sequence ATGACTGATCAGCGCAAAGGCAGCGATGCCGAACCCACCACACACTTCGGCTTCAAAAACGTTCCGGAAAGCCAGAAAGCGGAAAAAGTCGCTGAGGTTTTCCACTCGGTAGCCGCGAAATACGACCTGATGAACGACCTTCTGTCGGGCGGCATGCACCGTCTGTGGAAGCGTTTCGCGATCGAACTGTCGGGCGTGCGCAGCGGCAACCGTGTGCTGGACATCGCTGGTGGCACTGGCGACCTGACCAAGAAGTTCTCCCATCTGGTGGGCCCGACCGGCCAGGTGGTGCTGGCCGACATCAACGAATCCATGCTCAAGGTCGGTCGTGACCGCCTGCTGGACCTGGGTGTGTCGGGCAACGTCGAGTTCGTTCAGGCGGACGCCGAAAAGCTGCCGTTCCCGGACAACCACTTCGATTGTGTGACCATCGCCTTCGGCCTGCGCAACGTGACGCATAAAGAAGACGCCCTGCGCTCGATGCTGCGCGTGCTCAAGCCTGGCGGTCGCCTGCTGGTGCTGGAGTTCTCCAAGCCGACCAACGCGCTGATGTCCAAGGCTTACGACGCCTACTCGTTCGCCTTCATGCCGCTGATGGGCAAGCTCATCACCAATGACTCGGAAAGCTATCGCTACCTGGCCGAATCGATCCGCATGCACCCGAATCAGGAAACCCTGAAGTCGATGATGGTCGACGCCGGTTTCGACCGCGTGACCTATCACAACATGACCGCAGGCATCGTCGCCCTGCACCGCGGCATCAAGCCCTGA
- a CDS encoding polyhydroxyalkanoic acid system family protein: protein MAKISVERAHNLGKEAAREKADKLAQKLSDQYGLEPQWSGDTLNLKRSGVKGAVHVADDSIRVDVELGIMMSAMSGMIKAEIEKALDKALV from the coding sequence ATGGCCAAAATCAGTGTTGAGCGTGCCCACAACCTGGGCAAGGAAGCCGCCCGCGAGAAGGCCGACAAGCTGGCGCAAAAACTCTCCGACCAATACGGTCTGGAGCCGCAGTGGTCGGGCGATACCCTGAACCTCAAACGCTCGGGCGTGAAAGGCGCAGTGCATGTGGCGGACGATTCGATCCGCGTCGATGTGGAGCTGGGCATCATGATGTCGGCCATGAGCGGCATGATCAAAGCCGAGATCGAAAAAGCCCTCGATAAAGCTCTGGTCTGA
- a CDS encoding phasin family protein, with protein sequence MAKVILKKKIDASTSALSDVKSYARKIWLAGLGAYAKVGQEGSDYFQELIKAGQTVEKKGKKVVTEKLEAANAEIDEAKGEVSSFKGRVEVQLDKVEKAFDSRVASALNRIGIPSKHDVETLSAKLDELTALLERVARKS encoded by the coding sequence ATGGCCAAAGTCATTTTGAAGAAAAAAATCGACGCTTCGACTTCTGCTCTGAGCGACGTCAAATCCTATGCCCGCAAGATCTGGCTGGCAGGCCTGGGTGCCTACGCCAAGGTCGGCCAAGAAGGTAGCGACTACTTTCAGGAGTTGATCAAGGCTGGTCAAACTGTTGAAAAGAAAGGCAAAAAAGTCGTCACCGAAAAACTCGAAGCGGCCAACGCCGAGATCGATGAAGCCAAGGGCGAAGTCAGCTCGTTCAAAGGCCGCGTCGAGGTCCAGCTCGACAAGGTCGAGAAGGCGTTCGACTCCCGTGTAGCAAGCGCCTTGAATCGTATCGGCATTCCGTCTAAACATGACGTTGAGACACTCTCTGCTAAGCTCGATGAGCTGACGGCATTGCTCGAACGCGTCGCGCGTAAATCTTAA
- a CDS encoding phasin family protein, with amino-acid sequence MAGKKNTDKEGSSWIGKVEDYSRKIWLAGLGVYSKIDTDGSKLFESLVKDGEKAEKLTKSAVGKKVDAAKDSASSAKSRISGVKDRALGKWDELEGAFDKRLNSAISRLGVPSRNEVKALHSKVETLTKQIEKLTGLKTQPVAAKTAAAKPAAKTAAAKPAAKTAAKPLAKAPAKPAAKAAAKPAAKTAAAKPAAKTAAAKPAAKAAAKPVAAKAAAKPAAKPAAKPAAKTAAAKPAAKPAAKPAAAKKPAVKKPAAPKAAAPKPAAPAAAKPATPATPVSASNSAAAPTPVATPTVASTPSTPTSQS; translated from the coding sequence ATGGCTGGTAAAAAGAACACCGATAAAGAAGGCAGCTCGTGGATTGGGAAAGTCGAAGACTACTCCCGCAAAATCTGGCTGGCTGGTTTAGGCGTGTACTCGAAGATCGACACTGACGGCAGCAAGCTCTTCGAGTCACTGGTCAAAGACGGCGAGAAAGCCGAGAAGCTCACCAAGTCGGCAGTCGGCAAAAAAGTCGATGCCGCCAAGGACTCGGCTTCTTCGGCCAAGTCGCGCATCAGCGGCGTGAAAGATCGCGCACTGGGCAAGTGGGACGAGCTGGAAGGGGCTTTCGACAAGCGCCTGAACAGCGCGATTTCGCGCCTGGGTGTGCCAAGCCGCAATGAGGTGAAAGCGCTGCACAGCAAGGTTGAAACCCTGACCAAGCAGATCGAGAAACTCACCGGTCTGAAAACCCAACCGGTCGCGGCGAAAACCGCTGCGGCCAAACCGGCGGCAAAAACCGCAGCGGCTAAACCCGCCGCAAAAACGGCAGCCAAGCCACTGGCTAAAGCGCCTGCCAAACCGGCTGCGAAAGCTGCGGCCAAGCCTGCTGCCAAAACCGCAGCAGCAAAACCTGCCGCGAAAACCGCCGCCGCCAAGCCAGCAGCAAAAGCTGCAGCCAAACCGGTAGCCGCCAAAGCCGCCGCGAAACCGGCAGCAAAACCAGCCGCCAAGCCAGCCGCGAAAACCGCAGCCGCCAAACCGGCTGCCAAGCCTGCAGCCAAACCGGCTGCGGCGAAAAAACCGGCAGTGAAAAAACCGGCCGCGCCGAAAGCCGCTGCGCCGAAGCCGGCAGCGCCTGCTGCAGCCAAACCTGCCACGCCCGCAACCCCGGTCAGCGCGTCGAACTCCGCCGCTGCACCGACTCCGGTGGCAACCCCGACTGTTGCATCGACCCCGTCGACGCCAACCAGTCAGTCCTGA
- a CDS encoding TetR/AcrR family transcriptional regulator — MKTRDRILECALQLFNEKGEPNVSTMEVANEMGISPGNLYYHFHGKEPLILGLFDRFQNELAPLLDPPSDVELAPEDYWLFLHLIVERLAQYRFLFQDLSNLAGRLPKLAKGIRNLLNALKRTLASLLARLKASGQLVSDTQALGQLVEQITMTLLFSLDYQRILDREGEVRLVVYQIMMLVAPHLLPPVKVATERMALQYLEDH; from the coding sequence ATGAAAACCCGCGACCGGATTCTCGAATGTGCCCTGCAACTGTTCAACGAAAAGGGTGAGCCCAACGTCTCCACCATGGAAGTTGCCAACGAAATGGGGATCAGCCCCGGCAACCTCTACTACCACTTCCACGGCAAGGAGCCGTTGATACTCGGCCTGTTTGACCGCTTCCAGAATGAACTGGCGCCGCTGCTCGACCCACCGTCGGATGTCGAGCTGGCGCCGGAGGATTACTGGCTGTTTCTGCATCTGATCGTCGAGCGGCTGGCGCAGTACCGCTTTCTGTTCCAGGACCTGTCGAACCTCGCCGGGCGCCTGCCGAAACTGGCCAAGGGCATTCGCAATCTGCTCAACGCCCTCAAGCGCACGTTGGCGTCATTGCTGGCGCGCTTGAAAGCCTCGGGGCAGTTGGTCAGTGACACTCAAGCGCTGGGGCAACTGGTGGAGCAGATCACCATGACCCTGCTGTTCTCGCTGGACTATCAACGGATTCTCGATCGCGAGGGTGAGGTCAGGCTGGTGGTGTACCAGATCATGATGCTGGTGGCGCCGCACCTGCTGCCGCCAGTGAAGGTGGCGACGGAGCGGATGGCTTTGCAATACCTCGAAGACCATTAA
- the phaC gene encoding class II poly(R)-hydroxyalkanoic acid synthase, which produces MRDKPATGVVPSPAVFINAQSAMTGLRGRDLISTLRSVAAHGLRNPLHSARHALKLGGQLGRVLLGETLHPTNPQDARFADPTWSLNPFYRRSLQAYLAWQKQVKSWIDESSMSEDDRARAHFAFTLLNDAVAPSNTLLNPLAIKELFNSGGHSLVRGLSHLLDDLLHNDGLPRQVTKQAFEVGKTVATTTGAVVFRNEMLELIQYKPMSEKQYAKPLLVVPPQINKYYIFDLSPHNSFVQYALKNGLQTFMISWRNPDVRHREWGLSTYVEAVEEAMNVCRAITGARDVNLMGACAGGLTIAALQGHLQAKRQLRRISSATYLVSLLDSQIETPTTLFADEQTIEAAKRRSYQKGVLDGRDMAKVFAWMRPNDLIWSYFVNNYLLGKEPPAFDILYWNNDNTRLPAAFHGDLLDFFKHNPLTHPGGLEVCGTPIDLQKVTVDSFSVAGMNDHITPWDAVYRSTLLLGGERRFVLSNSGHVQSILNPPSNPKANYVENGKLSSDPRAWYYDAKRVDGSWWPQWLEWIQQRSGAQRETLMTLGNPNYPPMEAAPGTYVHVR; this is translated from the coding sequence ATGCGCGACAAACCTGCGACGGGCGTAGTGCCCAGTCCCGCCGTGTTCATCAATGCACAAAGTGCAATGACCGGCTTGCGTGGCCGGGACTTGATCTCGACGTTGCGCAGTGTTGCGGCCCACGGCCTGCGCAACCCTCTCCACAGTGCCAGACACGCCTTGAAACTCGGCGGCCAGCTCGGTCGCGTGCTGCTCGGTGAAACCTTGCACCCGACCAACCCGCAGGATGCGCGGTTCGCCGACCCGACGTGGAGCCTCAACCCGTTCTACCGGCGCAGCCTGCAGGCGTATCTGGCCTGGCAGAAACAGGTCAAGAGCTGGATCGACGAAAGCAGCATGAGCGAGGACGACCGCGCCCGCGCGCACTTCGCTTTCACGCTGCTCAACGACGCCGTCGCGCCCTCCAACACCCTGCTCAACCCGCTGGCGATCAAGGAGCTGTTCAACTCCGGCGGTCACAGCCTGGTGCGCGGCCTGAGCCATCTGCTCGATGATTTGCTGCACAACGACGGCCTGCCGCGTCAGGTCACCAAGCAGGCTTTCGAGGTCGGCAAGACGGTCGCCACCACCACCGGCGCCGTGGTGTTTCGCAACGAGATGCTCGAGCTGATCCAGTACAAGCCGATGAGCGAAAAGCAGTACGCCAAGCCGCTGCTGGTGGTGCCGCCGCAAATCAACAAGTACTACATTTTCGACCTCAGTCCGCACAACAGCTTCGTCCAGTACGCGCTGAAGAACGGCCTGCAGACCTTCATGATCAGTTGGCGCAACCCGGATGTGCGCCACCGCGAATGGGGCTTGTCGACCTACGTCGAGGCCGTGGAAGAAGCGATGAACGTCTGCCGGGCGATCACCGGCGCCCGCGACGTCAACCTGATGGGCGCCTGCGCCGGGGGCCTGACCATCGCCGCGTTGCAGGGACATCTGCAAGCCAAACGGCAGCTGCGGCGGATCTCCAGTGCGACCTATCTGGTCAGCCTGCTCGACAGCCAGATCGAAACCCCGACCACCCTGTTCGCCGATGAACAGACCATCGAAGCGGCCAAGCGCCGCTCCTATCAGAAAGGCGTGCTCGACGGTCGTGACATGGCCAAGGTGTTCGCCTGGATGCGGCCCAACGATCTGATCTGGAGCTATTTCGTCAACAACTACCTGTTGGGCAAAGAACCGCCGGCCTTCGACATCCTCTACTGGAACAACGACAACACCCGCCTGCCCGCTGCGTTTCACGGCGACCTGCTGGACTTCTTCAAGCACAACCCGCTGACCCACCCGGGCGGGCTGGAAGTCTGCGGCACACCGATCGACCTGCAGAAAGTCACTGTCGACAGCTTCAGCGTGGCCGGCATGAACGACCACATCACACCGTGGGACGCGGTGTACCGCTCGACCCTGTTGCTCGGTGGTGAGCGGCGTTTTGTGCTGTCCAACAGCGGCCACGTGCAGAGCATCCTCAACCCGCCAAGCAACCCGAAAGCCAATTACGTCGAAAACGGCAAACTGAGCAGCGACCCGCGCGCCTGGTACTACGACGCCAAACGCGTCGACGGCAGTTGGTGGCCGCAGTGGCTGGAGTGGATTCAGCAGCGCTCCGGTGCCCAGCGCGAGACCCTGATGACCCTCGGCAACCCGAACTATCCACCGATGGAAGCAGCACCCGGCACCTACGTGCATGTGCGCTGA
- the phaZ gene encoding poly(3-hydroxyalkanoate) depolymerase, translated as MPQPFIFRTVDLDGQTLRTAVRPGKPHLTPLLIFNGIGANLELVFPFVAALDPDLEVIAFDVPGVGGSSTPRRPYRFPGLAKLTARMLDYLDYGQVNVIGVSWGGALAQQFAHDYPERCKKLVLAATAAGAFMVPGKPKVLWMMASPRRYIQPSHVIRIAPLIYGGSFRRDPTLAASHAAKVRSAGKLGYYWQLFAGLGWTSIHWLHKIHQPTLVLAGDDDPLIPLINMRMLAWRIPNAQLHIIDDGHLFLITRAEAVAPIIMKFLEEERQRAVMHPHPTPLGG; from the coding sequence ATGCCGCAACCGTTCATTTTCCGTACCGTCGATCTGGATGGGCAAACCCTCCGCACCGCGGTACGCCCCGGCAAGCCTCACTTGACGCCCTTGCTGATATTCAACGGCATCGGCGCCAACCTGGAGCTGGTGTTTCCGTTCGTCGCGGCGCTGGACCCGGATCTGGAAGTGATCGCCTTCGACGTGCCCGGTGTCGGCGGTTCGTCGACGCCGCGCCGGCCGTATCGCTTTCCCGGACTGGCGAAGCTGACCGCACGAATGCTCGATTACCTCGACTACGGTCAGGTCAACGTGATTGGCGTGTCCTGGGGCGGGGCGCTGGCGCAGCAGTTCGCCCACGACTACCCCGAACGCTGCAAGAAACTGGTGCTGGCAGCGACCGCGGCCGGTGCCTTCATGGTGCCGGGCAAGCCGAAAGTGCTGTGGATGATGGCCAGTCCCCGGCGCTACATCCAGCCATCGCACGTGATCCGGATCGCGCCGCTGATCTATGGCGGCTCGTTCCGCCGTGACCCGACGCTGGCCGCCAGCCATGCGGCCAAGGTGCGTTCGGCGGGCAAGCTCGGTTACTACTGGCAACTGTTCGCCGGGCTGGGCTGGACCAGCATTCACTGGCTGCACAAGATCCATCAGCCGACCCTGGTGCTGGCCGGCGACGACGATCCGCTGATCCCGTTGATCAACATGCGCATGCTCGCCTGGCGGATTCCCAACGCCCAGCTGCACATCATCGACGATGGCCACTTGTTCCTGATTACCCGCGCCGAAGCCGTGGCGCCGATCATCATGAAATTCCTGGAGGAGGAGCGGCAGCGCGCCGTGATGCACCCGCACCCGACACCTTTGGGCGGATAA